A stretch of the Pelmatolapia mariae isolate MD_Pm_ZW linkage group LG23, Pm_UMD_F_2, whole genome shotgun sequence genome encodes the following:
- the espnla gene encoding espin-like protein, whose amino-acid sequence MVLHRTIQAARAGDLAALKELASSGHLSPGITDAQGAGPVHHAARCGRLDCLQFLVSELGLGADPRASNRATPAHDAAATGNIRELQWLVQEGGCNIEDRDAAGATALHLAARFSCVEVIKWLLSVGGVAKVETNCGAVPAHYAAANGDLTCLKLLIQEAPGCVNHQTATGATPLYLACQEGHLHVVEYLVKDCGADVHLRAYDGMTCLHAAAHMGHQTVALWLVTCTDINLSCQDIDGATALHFAASRGHYCILEKLLHMGSKVMKDYWGGTPLHDAAENGELECCKILLAHQANPSDQDIDGFTAADLAEYNGHAECAIYLRAMERNAYIVDKPIEVPTPAEEVKVKPALVLPHSREDYYGSLSDTCTDSHSSNSHMDSLKQPENEESPQARCPQSLLALSLPSGSSTPAQPQRTAVSRIEQVQIATSVIRCFNQPKAAGSEGTVCTDKTMLPDANLLAERKLLGDMKSIKSLKQSGISGVFTGQANKMVVLPTEEANLSDIDYLVPTHDERGRPIAEWKRQVMVRQLQARLLDEEDQRRKENGNRFAKVSWRYSQAHNAILGPSGELLTEGDLIYLEQQIANVSMQRNCEGYELELARLAEELRHILPAPIVNITVNTQFGNFTNQVPLPVWCGRISGIVKSMSLLMTNLTDQPYCKMPNTELITVFSQTSDRKNSTRGRREMIEDEIHQFGVSVRTLKSNFETQNLSLLAEPSEAHMLTSSTQFEAPESGKQAKGLNPAAETDRNSDSGIDYDAHVPDVQETISLRKERIVVLFLGHWKKSAYTVALKSKDAAERKISGGNPDMGDRSGRRSSIESAQSEMMNSSLGHFFKQRSAVNKMLGNWRKMISSVPSRQIRRLHRQKALYSPEQFLPRLDGVPVEYDNLTLDLFMLGYFHILELDLPVDERKMRHLLCFEVFDHVGSFPWEMVRDFHKAVIQDIEAGNREWKDGFEDIKVKFFGNTLSQPESSTETVKHSLPEVRQVPKVIVQTPTPDEGTLYTGTDISSFSNEEICKYIDRSFAFWKEKEAEIFDFE is encoded by the exons ATGGTGCTTCATCGGACCATCCAGGCAGCTCGAGCGGGAGATCTCGCAGCCCTGAAGGAGCTCGCCTCTTCTGGTCACCTCTCTCCAGGCATCACTGATGCTCAAGGTGCTGGCCCGGTGCACCACGCAGCCAGGTGTGGACGCCTGGACTGCCTGCAGTTCCTGGTGAGCGAGCTTGGGCTGGGTGCTGATCCCCGGGCCTCGAACAGGGCCACACCAGCACATGATGCGGCAGCTACTGGCAACATCCGGGAGCTGCAGTGGCTTGTGCAAGAAGGAGGCTGCAACATTGAG GATAGAGATGCTGCCGGTGCCACAGCCCTTCACCTCGCGGCTCGGTTTAGTTGTGTGGAGGTCATTAAGTGGCTGCTTTCTGTTGGCGGTGTGGCCAAGGTGGAGACAAACTGTGGAGCTGTGCCTGCTCACTACGCCGCAGCCAACGGGGACCTCACCTGTCTGAAACTGCTCATTCAGGAAGCACCTGG GTGTGTGAACCACCAGACGGCTACCGGTGCTACCCCGCTGTACCTGGCCTGCCAGGAAGGGCACCTGCATGTTGTTGAGTACCTTGTGAAGGACTGCGGGGCTGACGTGCACCTGAGGGCCTATGATGGCATGACCTGCCTGCATGCTGCTGCTCACATGGGCCACCAAACTGTGGCGTTGTGGCTG GTGACCTGCACTGATATCAACCTGTCCTGTCAGGACATAGATGGAGCGACTGCTCTGCACTTTGCTGCCAGCAGGGGACACTATTGCATCTTGGAGAAGCTACTACACATGGGTTCAAAGGTCATGAAAGATTACTGGGGAGGGACCCCACTTCATGATGCTGCAGAGAATGGAGAGCTGGAG TGCTGTAAGATCCTGCTGGCCCATCAAGCCAACCCCTCAGATCAAGATATTGATGGGTTCACAGCAGCAGATTTGGCAGAGTACAACGGACACGCTGAATGTGCCATATATCTCCGTGCCATGGAGAGAAAC GCCTACATTGTAGATAAGCCCATTGAGGTTCCCACTCCAGCAGAGGAGGTGAAAGTAAAGCCAGCCCTGGTGTTGCCGCACAGCAGGGAGGACTACTACGGGAGCCTGAgtgacacatgcacagacagtcACAGCAGTAACTCACACATGGACAGTTTAAAG CAGCCTGAGAATGAGGAGTCTCCACAAGCAAGATGCCCTCAGTCCCTGCTTGCACTTTCTTTACCTTCTGGTTCATCTACACCTGCCCAGCCTCAGAGGACTGCCGTCAGTAGAATAGAGCAGGTTCAAATCGCAACATCTG TTATTAGATGTTTCAATCAACCCAAGGCCGCTGGGAGTGAGGGAACTGTCTGTACTGATAAGACAATGTTGCCTGATGCAAACCTCCTGGCTGAAAGAAAACTTCTTGGCGACATGAAGTCCATTAAATCTTTGAAACAGTCAGGAATATCAGGAGTTTTCACTGGACAAGCG AATAAGATGGTGGTCCTACCTACTGAGGAGGCCAACCTGTCAGACATTGATTATCTGGTGCCCACCCATGATGAGAGAGGCCGTCCCATAGCAGAATGGAAGAGGCAAGTCATGGTGAGACAGCTGCAGGCCAGGCTGCTGGATGAGGAGGATCAGAGGAGAAAG GAAAACGGGAACAGATTTGCCAAAGTCAGCTGGAGGTACTCCCAAGCCCACAATGCCATCCTGGGGCCCTCTGGTGAGCTGCTGACTGAGGGTGATCTCATCTATCTGGAGCAGCAGATTGCCAACGTCTCCATGCAGAGGAACTGTGAAGGCTACGAGTTGGAGTTGGCTCGCCTAGCTGAGGAGCTCAGGCACATCCTGCCGGCCCCCATAGTGAACATCACCGTCAACACGCAGTTTGGGAACTTCACAAATCAAGTTCCCTTACCTGTGTGGTGCGGCCGTATCTCAGGGATCGTAAAGAGCATGTCTCTACTCATGACCAACCTGACGGACCAGCCCTACTGCAAGATGCCCAATACAGAGCTTATCACAGTGTTTTCTCAGACGTCAGACAGAAAGAACTCCACTAGGGGACGCAGGGAGATGATCGAGGATGAAATCCATCAGTTTGGAGTGTCTGTGAGGACTCTGAAGTCAAATTTTGAAACGCAGAACTTGTCGTTGTTAGCTGAACCTTCAGAAGCTCACATGTTAACCTCTTCCACACAGTTTGAGGCCCCAGAGTCAGGAAAGCAGGCTAAAGGGCTGAATCCAGCTGCAGAAACAGATCGAAACAGTGATTCTGGTATTGACTATGATGCACATGTTCCTGATGTTCAAGAGACCATTAGCCTTAGAAAGGAGAGGATAGTTGTTCTGTTTTTAGGCCACTGGAAGAAATCTGCTTACACAGTGGCATTGAAGAGCAAGGATGCAGCAGAGAGGAAGATAAGTGGAGGAAACCCAGACATGGGTGACAGATCTGGTCGTAGGAGTAGCATCGAGAGTGCTCAGTCAGAGATGATGAACAGTTCCCTGGGACACTTCTTCAAGCAAAGAAGTGCTGTCAACAAAATGCTGGGAAACTGGAGAAAGATGATTTCCAGCGTCCCTTCAAGGCAGATAAGAAG GCTCCACAGGCAGAAAGCCCTCTACTCACCAGAGCAGTTCTTACCCCGTCTGGATGGTGTTCCTGTAGAGTATGACAACCTGACCCTAGATCTCTTCATGCTGGGCTACTTTCACATCTTGGAGCTGGACCTGCCAGTCGATGAACGGAAAATGAGGCATCTTCTGTGCTTCGAGGTATTTGACCATGTGGGGAGCTTCCCCTGGGAGATGGTCAGGGACTTTCATAAGGCAGTCATTCAGGACATTGAGGCTGGGAACCGTGAGTGGAAGGACGGCTTTGAGGACATTAAAGTAAAGTTCTTTGGGAATACCTTGAGTCAGCCTGAAAGCTCTACAGAAACAGTAAAACACAGCCTCCCAGAGGTTAGACAGGTCCCTAAAGTCATTGTGCAGACGCCTACGCCAGATGAGGGGACACTCTACACTGGAACTGACATTTCCAGTTTTAGTAATGAAGAAATTTGTAAATATATTGACCgtagttttgctttttggaAAGAGAAGGAGGCAGAGATTTTTGATTTCGAGTAG
- the klhl30 gene encoding kelch-like protein 30 isoform X2: MVRNVDDLDFCLSSHPQSMLEGLRSLCSHPKLVDVTLSAGGRDFPCHRGVLALCSMYFRCMFSGDFVESIAARVELHDVDPEILSCLLDFAYTGKLTINQKNVEGLICTSSKLQFQTVRAVCSRYLQHQIDETNCLGILEFGDIHGCPEVVAKAWAFLLENFEAVQQGEEFLLLGKDRLISCLSDERLQIRSECARVEAILKWVRHHRESRLCHLPELLSLSRLSLLSLDYLADTLLKDSLLQASPSCTEAVEKIHREVSELNSQSPQPNLEEVLCVMGGHSMDDSDDEDDSDEDEDRDPRLERLQPRNCAFYNTKTKRWHELPNFPNPNKWGYSMVSLNNDVYVSGGSRGSNTNTWSTTETWKYITREGRWVTVAPMLRPRTNHTSATLNGEIYVIGGTTSDRVEVEHYDPYNDTWAMTCPALKYVTNFTATACQGKLYVIGSCAVKYNALTMQCYNPVIDSWISVCSPFIPKYLSSPRSVCVDGTIYLVADNTKKVYAYDPEANIWQKVQLLHMLHENGGLVSLDGKLFVTGGHWKGMEGDYGVEVEVYNRASNIWEVESSLPRLWFYSGVCTIFLDPNQWPELEST; this comes from the exons ATGGTGCGTAATGTGGATGACCTGGACTTCTGCCTGTCCTCCCATCCTCAGAGCATGCTCGAGGGCTTGCGTTCACTCTGTTCTCACCCCAAACTTGTGGATGTGACGCTGAGCGCGGGAGGGCGAGATTTCCCCTGTCACCGTGGCGTACTGGCGCTCTGTAGCATGTACTTTCGCTGTATGTTCTCAGGGGACTTTGTAGAGAGCATTGCAGCACGTGTGGAGCTTCATGATGTGGATCCTGAGATCCTTAGCTGCTTGCTTGACTTTGCCTACACAGGCAAACTGACTATCAACCAGAAAAATGTGGAGGGGTTGATCTGTACCTCCAGCAAGCTCCAGTTCCAGACAGTGCGAGCCGTGTGCAGCCGATACCTCCAGCATCAGATTGATGAAACAAACTGCCTGGGAATCCTGGAGTTTGGGGACATTCATGGCTGTCCTGAGGTGGTTGCCAAAGCATGGGCCTTCCTCCTGGAGAACTTTGAGGCAGTACAACAGGGTGAGGAGTTTCTGTTGCTGGGAAAAGATAGGCTGATCTCATGCCTGTCTGATGAGAGACTACAAATCCGGTCAGAGTGCGCTCGTGTGGAGGCCATCCTGAAATGGGTTAGGCACCACAGGGAGTCTCGACTCTGCCATCTCCCTGAGCTCCTTAGCTTGTCCCGTCTCTCTCTGCTCAGCCTGGACTACCTGGCTGACACCCTGCTGAAGGACAGTCTGCTGCAGGCCTCTCCCAGCTGTACAGAGGCTGTGGAAAAGATTCACAGAGAGGTTAGTGA ACTCAACTCCCAGAGCCCACAACCAAACCTAGAAGAAGTTCTCTGTGTCATGGGAGGTCATTCAATGGATGACTCGGATGATGAGGATGACTCTGATGAAGACGAGGACAGAGACCCAAGACTGGAAAGACTGCAGCCCAGAAACTGTGCCTTCTACAACACAAagacca AACGGTGGCATGAGCTCCCTAATTTCCCAAATCCCAACAAGTGGGGTTACTCTATGGTCTCTTTGAACAATGATGTGTATGTGTCAG GGGGCTCGCGAGGTTCGAATACCAACACCTGGTCGACCACAGAGACCTGGAAGTACATCACAAGAGAGGGGAGATGGGTTACTGTGGCACCTATGCTCCGACCTCGGACTAACCACACATCAGCAACGCTCAACGGGGAGATTTATGTCATTGgag GTACAACGTCAGACCGAGTTGAGGTTGAGCACTACGACCCTTATAATGACACCTGGGCTATGACTTGCCCCGCCTTAAAGTATGTGACAAACTTCACCGCCACAGCTTGTCAGGGGAAGCTCTATGTAATTGGGTCATGTGCAGTGAAATACAATGCACTGACCATGCAGTGCTACAACCCTGTCATAG ATAGCTGGATCAGCGTATGTTCACCCTTTATCCCAAAGTATTTGTCCTCTCCTCGTTCTGTCTGCGTGGATGGAACTATATATCTGGTTGCTGACAACACTAAAAAAGTCTATGCTTATGATCCAGAGGCAAATATATGGCAGAAG GTCCAGCTTCTACACATGCTCCACGAGAATGGCGGCCTTGTATCACTTGATGGGAAGCTCTTTGTTACCGGAGGCCATTGGAAAGGTATGGAGGGGGACTATGGGGTCGAAGTGGAGGTTTACAACCGAGCGTCCAACATCTGGGAAGTGGAGTCCTCCCTGCCAAGACTTTGGTTCTACAGTGGAGTCTGCACCATCTTCTTAGACCCAAACCAGTGGCCTGAGCTTGAGTCAACATAA
- the klhl30 gene encoding kelch-like protein 30 isoform X3 → MVRNVDDLDFCLSSHPQSMLEGLRSLCSHPKLVDVTLSAGGRDFPCHRGVLALCSMYFRCMFSGDFVESIAARVELHDVDPEILSCLLDFAYTGKLTINQKNVEGLICTSSKLQFQTVRAVCSRYLQHQIDETNCLGILEFGDIHGCPEVVAKAWAFLLENFEAVQQGEEFLLLGKDRLISCLSDERLQIRSECARVEAILKWVRHHRESRLCHLPELLSLSRLSLLSLDYLADTLLKDSLLQASPSCTEAVEKIHREVSDPQPNLEEVLCVMGGHSMDDSDDEDDSDEDEDRDPRLERLQPRNCAFYNTKTKRWHELPNFPNPNKWGYSMVSLNNDVYVSGGSRGSNTNTWSTTETWKYITREGRWVTVAPMLRPRTNHTSATLNGEIYVIGGTTSDRVEVEHYDPYNDTWAMTCPALKYVTNFTATACQGKLYVIGSCAVKYNALTMQCYNPVIDSWISVCSPFIPKYLSSPRSVCVDGTIYLVADNTKKVYAYDPEANIWQKVQLLHMLHENGGLVSLDGKLFVTGGHWKGMEGDYGVEVEVYNRASNIWEVESSLPRLWFYSGVCTIFLDPNQWPELEST, encoded by the exons ATGGTGCGTAATGTGGATGACCTGGACTTCTGCCTGTCCTCCCATCCTCAGAGCATGCTCGAGGGCTTGCGTTCACTCTGTTCTCACCCCAAACTTGTGGATGTGACGCTGAGCGCGGGAGGGCGAGATTTCCCCTGTCACCGTGGCGTACTGGCGCTCTGTAGCATGTACTTTCGCTGTATGTTCTCAGGGGACTTTGTAGAGAGCATTGCAGCACGTGTGGAGCTTCATGATGTGGATCCTGAGATCCTTAGCTGCTTGCTTGACTTTGCCTACACAGGCAAACTGACTATCAACCAGAAAAATGTGGAGGGGTTGATCTGTACCTCCAGCAAGCTCCAGTTCCAGACAGTGCGAGCCGTGTGCAGCCGATACCTCCAGCATCAGATTGATGAAACAAACTGCCTGGGAATCCTGGAGTTTGGGGACATTCATGGCTGTCCTGAGGTGGTTGCCAAAGCATGGGCCTTCCTCCTGGAGAACTTTGAGGCAGTACAACAGGGTGAGGAGTTTCTGTTGCTGGGAAAAGATAGGCTGATCTCATGCCTGTCTGATGAGAGACTACAAATCCGGTCAGAGTGCGCTCGTGTGGAGGCCATCCTGAAATGGGTTAGGCACCACAGGGAGTCTCGACTCTGCCATCTCCCTGAGCTCCTTAGCTTGTCCCGTCTCTCTCTGCTCAGCCTGGACTACCTGGCTGACACCCTGCTGAAGGACAGTCTGCTGCAGGCCTCTCCCAGCTGTACAGAGGCTGTGGAAAAGATTCACAGAGAGGTTAGTGA CCCACAACCAAACCTAGAAGAAGTTCTCTGTGTCATGGGAGGTCATTCAATGGATGACTCGGATGATGAGGATGACTCTGATGAAGACGAGGACAGAGACCCAAGACTGGAAAGACTGCAGCCCAGAAACTGTGCCTTCTACAACACAAagacca AACGGTGGCATGAGCTCCCTAATTTCCCAAATCCCAACAAGTGGGGTTACTCTATGGTCTCTTTGAACAATGATGTGTATGTGTCAG GGGGCTCGCGAGGTTCGAATACCAACACCTGGTCGACCACAGAGACCTGGAAGTACATCACAAGAGAGGGGAGATGGGTTACTGTGGCACCTATGCTCCGACCTCGGACTAACCACACATCAGCAACGCTCAACGGGGAGATTTATGTCATTGgag GTACAACGTCAGACCGAGTTGAGGTTGAGCACTACGACCCTTATAATGACACCTGGGCTATGACTTGCCCCGCCTTAAAGTATGTGACAAACTTCACCGCCACAGCTTGTCAGGGGAAGCTCTATGTAATTGGGTCATGTGCAGTGAAATACAATGCACTGACCATGCAGTGCTACAACCCTGTCATAG ATAGCTGGATCAGCGTATGTTCACCCTTTATCCCAAAGTATTTGTCCTCTCCTCGTTCTGTCTGCGTGGATGGAACTATATATCTGGTTGCTGACAACACTAAAAAAGTCTATGCTTATGATCCAGAGGCAAATATATGGCAGAAG GTCCAGCTTCTACACATGCTCCACGAGAATGGCGGCCTTGTATCACTTGATGGGAAGCTCTTTGTTACCGGAGGCCATTGGAAAGGTATGGAGGGGGACTATGGGGTCGAAGTGGAGGTTTACAACCGAGCGTCCAACATCTGGGAAGTGGAGTCCTCCCTGCCAAGACTTTGGTTCTACAGTGGAGTCTGCACCATCTTCTTAGACCCAAACCAGTGGCCTGAGCTTGAGTCAACATAA
- the klhl30 gene encoding kelch-like protein 30 isoform X1, whose amino-acid sequence MVRNVDDLDFCLSSHPQSMLEGLRSLCSHPKLVDVTLSAGGRDFPCHRGVLALCSMYFRCMFSGDFVESIAARVELHDVDPEILSCLLDFAYTGKLTINQKNVEGLICTSSKLQFQTVRAVCSRYLQHQIDETNCLGILEFGDIHGCPEVVAKAWAFLLENFEAVQQGEEFLLLGKDRLISCLSDERLQIRSECARVEAILKWVRHHRESRLCHLPELLSLSRLSLLSLDYLADTLLKDSLLQASPSCTEAVEKIHREKMDLAPEHVDRLNSQSPQPNLEEVLCVMGGHSMDDSDDEDDSDEDEDRDPRLERLQPRNCAFYNTKTKRWHELPNFPNPNKWGYSMVSLNNDVYVSGGSRGSNTNTWSTTETWKYITREGRWVTVAPMLRPRTNHTSATLNGEIYVIGGTTSDRVEVEHYDPYNDTWAMTCPALKYVTNFTATACQGKLYVIGSCAVKYNALTMQCYNPVIDSWISVCSPFIPKYLSSPRSVCVDGTIYLVADNTKKVYAYDPEANIWQKVQLLHMLHENGGLVSLDGKLFVTGGHWKGMEGDYGVEVEVYNRASNIWEVESSLPRLWFYSGVCTIFLDPNQWPELEST is encoded by the exons ATGGTGCGTAATGTGGATGACCTGGACTTCTGCCTGTCCTCCCATCCTCAGAGCATGCTCGAGGGCTTGCGTTCACTCTGTTCTCACCCCAAACTTGTGGATGTGACGCTGAGCGCGGGAGGGCGAGATTTCCCCTGTCACCGTGGCGTACTGGCGCTCTGTAGCATGTACTTTCGCTGTATGTTCTCAGGGGACTTTGTAGAGAGCATTGCAGCACGTGTGGAGCTTCATGATGTGGATCCTGAGATCCTTAGCTGCTTGCTTGACTTTGCCTACACAGGCAAACTGACTATCAACCAGAAAAATGTGGAGGGGTTGATCTGTACCTCCAGCAAGCTCCAGTTCCAGACAGTGCGAGCCGTGTGCAGCCGATACCTCCAGCATCAGATTGATGAAACAAACTGCCTGGGAATCCTGGAGTTTGGGGACATTCATGGCTGTCCTGAGGTGGTTGCCAAAGCATGGGCCTTCCTCCTGGAGAACTTTGAGGCAGTACAACAGGGTGAGGAGTTTCTGTTGCTGGGAAAAGATAGGCTGATCTCATGCCTGTCTGATGAGAGACTACAAATCCGGTCAGAGTGCGCTCGTGTGGAGGCCATCCTGAAATGGGTTAGGCACCACAGGGAGTCTCGACTCTGCCATCTCCCTGAGCTCCTTAGCTTGTCCCGTCTCTCTCTGCTCAGCCTGGACTACCTGGCTGACACCCTGCTGAAGGACAGTCTGCTGCAGGCCTCTCCCAGCTGTACAGAGGCTGTGGAAAAGATTCACAGAGAG aaaaTGGATTTAGCACCTGAACATGTGGACAGACTCAACTCCCAGAGCCCACAACCAAACCTAGAAGAAGTTCTCTGTGTCATGGGAGGTCATTCAATGGATGACTCGGATGATGAGGATGACTCTGATGAAGACGAGGACAGAGACCCAAGACTGGAAAGACTGCAGCCCAGAAACTGTGCCTTCTACAACACAAagacca AACGGTGGCATGAGCTCCCTAATTTCCCAAATCCCAACAAGTGGGGTTACTCTATGGTCTCTTTGAACAATGATGTGTATGTGTCAG GGGGCTCGCGAGGTTCGAATACCAACACCTGGTCGACCACAGAGACCTGGAAGTACATCACAAGAGAGGGGAGATGGGTTACTGTGGCACCTATGCTCCGACCTCGGACTAACCACACATCAGCAACGCTCAACGGGGAGATTTATGTCATTGgag GTACAACGTCAGACCGAGTTGAGGTTGAGCACTACGACCCTTATAATGACACCTGGGCTATGACTTGCCCCGCCTTAAAGTATGTGACAAACTTCACCGCCACAGCTTGTCAGGGGAAGCTCTATGTAATTGGGTCATGTGCAGTGAAATACAATGCACTGACCATGCAGTGCTACAACCCTGTCATAG ATAGCTGGATCAGCGTATGTTCACCCTTTATCCCAAAGTATTTGTCCTCTCCTCGTTCTGTCTGCGTGGATGGAACTATATATCTGGTTGCTGACAACACTAAAAAAGTCTATGCTTATGATCCAGAGGCAAATATATGGCAGAAG GTCCAGCTTCTACACATGCTCCACGAGAATGGCGGCCTTGTATCACTTGATGGGAAGCTCTTTGTTACCGGAGGCCATTGGAAAGGTATGGAGGGGGACTATGGGGTCGAAGTGGAGGTTTACAACCGAGCGTCCAACATCTGGGAAGTGGAGTCCTCCCTGCCAAGACTTTGGTTCTACAGTGGAGTCTGCACCATCTTCTTAGACCCAAACCAGTGGCCTGAGCTTGAGTCAACATAA